From the Chloroflexota bacterium genome, one window contains:
- a CDS encoding SDR family NAD(P)-dependent oxidoreductase, translating into MDLALAGHVALVTGASRGIGKGIAAALAQEGCKLAICARGSETLAETAAELRDCGAEVLTIARDVTEPDSAAHVVGATIAAYGQLNVLVNNVGGNNRTPFPQQSDEEWEEVIGLNLLSGVRMTRAAIPHLAAAGGGSVIFVSSIWGRELGGSAVYVSTKAAAIGLAASLARELAAQSIRVNSVAPGSIRFPGGSWDRRVHDDPDGMADFVEREIPGGRFGTTEEVGNVVAFLASPRASWVNGTCIPVDGCQSRSLI; encoded by the coding sequence ATGGACCTCGCACTTGCCGGACACGTTGCCCTCGTCACCGGCGCCAGTCGCGGCATTGGCAAAGGCATCGCAGCGGCGCTCGCGCAAGAGGGCTGTAAGCTGGCCATCTGCGCCCGCGGCAGTGAGACTCTCGCAGAGACCGCTGCGGAGTTGCGCGATTGCGGCGCTGAGGTGCTCACCATTGCACGTGATGTTACGGAGCCGGATTCCGCGGCGCACGTTGTCGGCGCCACCATAGCGGCCTATGGTCAACTCAACGTACTCGTGAACAACGTGGGCGGCAACAACCGCACGCCGTTTCCGCAGCAGAGCGACGAGGAGTGGGAGGAAGTCATCGGCTTGAATCTGCTCTCAGGCGTACGAATGACCCGCGCTGCCATTCCCCATCTGGCGGCGGCAGGCGGTGGCTCCGTAATATTTGTATCGTCGATCTGGGGCCGCGAGCTAGGCGGCTCGGCAGTATACGTCAGCACGAAAGCGGCGGCGATTGGCCTTGCCGCTAGTCTTGCCCGCGAACTTGCGGCCCAAAGTATCAGGGTGAATAGTGTCGCGCCTGGCTCGATCCGTTTCCCCGGCGGTAGCTGGGACCGGCGCGTGCACGACGACCCGGACGGCATGGCCGACTTTGTCGAACGCGAAATTCCGGGCGGACGTTTTGGGACAACGGAAGAAGTCGGCAACGTGGTCGCTTTTCTCGCCTCGCCGCGGGCGAGTTGGGTGAACGGCACGTGCATCCCCGTCGACGGGTGCCAGTCCCGTTCGCTGATTTAG
- a CDS encoding ABC transporter ATP-binding protein, whose amino-acid sequence MNLLEATGIVSGYGEIEILHGVSLAVGAGELVTIIGPNGCGKSTLMKTIFGLLEPTKGKISFNDTDITGMPPHEIVCLGLSYVPQADNTFLSLTVQENLAMGAFLRSDGYAKQTEMVYELFPDLKERRQAKVSSLSGGQRQMVAMARALMLDPRLLLLDEPTAGLAPVFVETVFAQIAHVNAQGIAVLMVEQNARMALEHTQRGYVLASGENRFTDASSALLANEEVARLYLGGDI is encoded by the coding sequence GTGAATTTACTCGAGGCCACCGGCATCGTCTCCGGCTACGGCGAAATAGAAATCCTGCATGGTGTCTCTCTTGCCGTCGGCGCCGGCGAATTGGTGACCATCATTGGTCCCAACGGCTGCGGCAAGTCCACGCTTATGAAGACAATCTTCGGCCTGCTGGAGCCTACCAAAGGGAAGATTTCGTTCAACGATACCGACATCACCGGCATGCCGCCCCACGAGATCGTCTGCCTGGGCTTGAGCTACGTGCCGCAGGCAGACAACACGTTCTTGAGCCTCACGGTGCAGGAAAACCTGGCAATGGGCGCGTTCCTACGCTCCGACGGCTACGCGAAACAAACGGAGATGGTCTATGAGCTCTTTCCTGATCTCAAGGAACGCCGCCAGGCCAAAGTCTCGTCGCTGAGCGGCGGCCAGCGGCAAATGGTGGCGATGGCCCGCGCGCTGATGCTCGATCCACGGCTGCTGCTGCTCGACGAACCCACGGCGGGCCTCGCGCCGGTATTTGTAGAGACGGTGTTCGCACAGATAGCGCACGTCAACGCACAGGGCATTGCGGTGCTTATGGTGGAACAGAACGCGCGCATGGCGCTGGAACATACGCAGCGCGGTTACGTGCTGGCGAGCGGAGAGAACCGCTTCACCGACGCCAGCAGCGCGCTGCTGGCGAACGAGGAAGTTGCGCGGCTCTATCTGGGAGGAGACATTTGA
- a CDS encoding branched-chain amino acid ABC transporter permease, giving the protein MTLEAILSSGILNYLVGFLIVAGIYALFTLGLNVHFGDTGLINFGVAGFFAIGAYTAALVTKPLPTGELARYTQQALGLNQPFLVGVIAAAVVCGIVAVLIGIPTLRLREDYLAIATIGIAESIRLVFNNEQWLANGSKGLVGIPRPLYDLVPSAYYNYIYLGIVVLVVAFVAILLERMIRSPWGRVLRAIREDEVVAAAYGKNVFGFKLQALVLGAMVMGVGGALYAHNAGTISPSVFEPVFGTFIVWVMLILGGSGNTKGVILGAFVFWAIWAGTQFATDALVPPALNARAPHFRFLLMETLLVLMLLFRPKGILGEERFVSNLRPH; this is encoded by the coding sequence ATGACTCTCGAGGCAATCCTGAGTTCCGGCATTCTGAATTATCTGGTCGGCTTCCTCATCGTCGCCGGCATCTACGCGCTGTTCACGCTCGGCCTGAACGTGCACTTCGGCGACACCGGCCTCATCAATTTCGGTGTCGCCGGGTTCTTTGCCATTGGCGCCTACACGGCGGCGTTGGTCACAAAGCCGCTGCCCACAGGTGAACTTGCCCGCTACACCCAGCAGGCGCTCGGCCTCAACCAGCCGTTTCTCGTGGGAGTCATTGCCGCGGCCGTCGTCTGCGGCATCGTGGCTGTGCTCATAGGGATACCCACGCTCCGGCTCCGTGAGGACTACCTGGCAATTGCTACCATCGGCATCGCCGAGAGCATTCGGCTGGTATTCAACAACGAGCAGTGGTTGGCCAATGGTTCGAAAGGACTGGTGGGCATCCCGCGACCGCTCTACGACCTGGTGCCGTCCGCGTACTACAACTACATCTATCTCGGCATCGTTGTGCTCGTGGTCGCGTTCGTCGCCATACTGCTGGAGCGGATGATCCGCTCACCGTGGGGGCGCGTGCTGCGGGCAATCCGGGAAGATGAGGTGGTGGCTGCCGCCTATGGAAAGAACGTGTTCGGCTTCAAGCTGCAAGCCTTGGTGCTCGGCGCGATGGTAATGGGCGTGGGCGGCGCGCTTTACGCCCACAACGCCGGCACCATCAGTCCCAGCGTGTTTGAGCCGGTCTTCGGCACGTTCATCGTTTGGGTAATGCTCATACTGGGAGGCAGCGGCAACACGAAAGGCGTCATCCTCGGCGCTTTCGTCTTCTGGGCCATCTGGGCGGGAACGCAGTTTGCTACCGACGCGCTCGTACCGCCCGCCTTGAACGCCCGCGCCCCGCACTTCCGCTTTCTCCTCATGGAAACGCTGCTCGTGCTGATGCTGCTCTTCCGTCCCAAAGGCATCCTGGGCGAGGAACGCTTCGTGTCTAATCTGCGGCCGCACTGA
- a CDS encoding ABC transporter ATP-binding protein, producing the protein MSTDSADALLEVDHVTKSFGGLQAVRNCSLQVRQGTITGLIGPNGAGKTTLFNLISGFYAPDAGSIVFQGKRIDGLPPHRVFRHGLCRTFQVPKELKQMTVLENLMLVPSGQTGEWLGAAWLMPWRVRQQEQEAYDKALSVLEFVNLAHQRNEYAANLSTGQKKLLELARAMMTDPQLIMLDEPGAGVNPTLLRSLMEQIERLVAERGITVLLIEHNMAVVMGLCNPVIVMSNGEKLAEGTPAEVQKNEQVLAAYLGGQNR; encoded by the coding sequence GTGTCTACGGATTCTGCGGACGCCCTGTTAGAGGTTGACCACGTTACCAAGTCGTTTGGCGGCTTGCAGGCGGTGCGCAACTGCTCACTGCAGGTGCGGCAGGGCACGATAACGGGTCTGATTGGGCCGAACGGGGCCGGCAAGACGACGCTGTTCAACCTCATCTCCGGCTTCTACGCCCCGGACGCCGGCAGCATCGTATTTCAGGGTAAGCGCATCGACGGCCTACCGCCGCACCGGGTCTTCCGCCACGGCCTCTGCCGCACCTTTCAAGTGCCCAAAGAACTCAAGCAGATGACGGTGCTGGAAAACCTCATGCTGGTGCCTTCCGGCCAAACGGGTGAGTGGCTGGGGGCCGCGTGGCTCATGCCGTGGCGGGTGCGGCAGCAGGAGCAGGAAGCCTACGACAAGGCGCTGAGCGTTCTAGAATTCGTGAACCTGGCGCATCAGCGCAACGAATATGCCGCCAATCTCTCCACGGGCCAGAAGAAACTGCTGGAGCTCGCCCGGGCGATGATGACCGATCCGCAACTCATCATGCTGGATGAGCCGGGGGCCGGCGTAAACCCGACGCTTTTGCGCAGCCTTATGGAACAGATCGAGCGGCTCGTCGCCGAGCGGGGCATCACCGTGCTGCTCATTGAGCACAACATGGCCGTAGTGATGGGCCTCTGCAACCCCGTGATCGTGATGAGCAACGGCGAGAAACTTGCGGAAGGCACACCGGCTGAAGTCCAGAAGAACGAGCAGGTACTTGCGGCGTACTTGGGAGGCCAAAACCGGTGA
- a CDS encoding branched-chain amino acid ABC transporter permease, translating into MIALVVDGIILGSILSLGAVSLTLVYGIVRFANFAHGDLMAVGAYVAFFLVNTVFAMLGVPNVTFGPLSFGLPMLLALPIAMLVTAVVAVIVDRLVFRPMRRRRYATVMFVIGSLAVAFAVRALLFIIWGPEFHFFTQALRPAMQLPFEVRVKPDQVFILFACLAMVAGLYLFLQRSKIGQALRATADNPDLARISGINTEHMMVWTWAIGAAMAATAGILLGIDSQLRPEMGWNLLLPLFAAAILGGIGNPYGALVGGMVIGIVQQVSTAFILPTYKPAVAFVILILVLLVRPRGLFGSEERGF; encoded by the coding sequence ATGATTGCGCTGGTCGTGGACGGCATCATTCTCGGCAGCATACTCTCCCTGGGCGCGGTGAGCCTTACTTTGGTGTATGGCATCGTGCGCTTTGCCAACTTCGCCCACGGCGACTTGATGGCCGTGGGCGCGTACGTGGCGTTCTTCCTCGTGAACACGGTCTTCGCGATGCTGGGTGTGCCGAATGTCACATTTGGGCCGCTCTCGTTCGGCTTGCCAATGCTGCTTGCACTTCCGATCGCAATGCTCGTTACAGCGGTTGTTGCCGTGATTGTCGATCGGCTGGTTTTTCGTCCCATGCGGCGGCGGCGCTACGCTACGGTGATGTTCGTTATCGGTTCCTTAGCGGTCGCCTTTGCCGTACGCGCCTTGCTCTTCATCATCTGGGGGCCGGAGTTTCACTTCTTTACGCAAGCCTTGCGGCCGGCCATGCAACTGCCATTCGAAGTCCGCGTAAAGCCCGATCAAGTTTTCATTCTGTTTGCCTGCCTCGCCATGGTTGCGGGTCTGTATCTCTTCTTGCAGCGCTCGAAGATCGGCCAGGCGCTCCGCGCCACGGCGGATAACCCGGATTTGGCACGCATCAGCGGCATCAATACCGAGCACATGATGGTCTGGACCTGGGCTATCGGGGCGGCTATGGCGGCGACCGCGGGCATACTGCTCGGCATCGACTCGCAATTGCGCCCGGAGATGGGATGGAATTTGCTGCTGCCGCTCTTTGCCGCAGCCATTCTCGGCGGCATCGGCAACCCGTACGGCGCGTTGGTCGGCGGTATGGTAATAGGGATCGTGCAGCAGGTGTCGACGGCGTTCATCTTGCCCACGTATAAGCCCGCCGTGGCGTTTGTGATTCTGATATTGGTGCTGCTTGTTCGCCCGCGGGGGTTATTCGGTAGCGAGGAACGGGGGTTTTAA
- a CDS encoding methylated-DNA--[protein]-cysteine S-methyltransferase: MEQCDDYRRIEHAIEFLAHNFRNRPRLNEVAASVHLSKYHFQRLFKRWAGVTPTQFLHYLTVEYAKEQLAASQSIFETTLDAGLSSPSRLHDLFVTFEAMTPGEYKRHGTGLEIDYGIHPTPFGECLLATTARGICALRFVAPENRGQSVTQLREEWPHAQFAHRSAVTEPIVRRAFSPTDWREAPRFHLLVRGTNFQIQVWQALLTLPFGAMASYQTVAAHLSAPTAARAVGGAIAQNPIAYLIPCHRVITKVGTAHRYRWGTAKKQAILGWEASRLHKDSIRLRQTGNA, encoded by the coding sequence ATGGAACAATGTGACGATTATCGCCGCATCGAACACGCTATTGAATTCTTGGCGCACAACTTCCGCAACCGGCCTCGCCTCAACGAAGTCGCTGCCAGTGTGCACCTCAGCAAGTATCATTTTCAGCGGCTCTTCAAGCGTTGGGCCGGGGTGACGCCGACCCAATTCTTGCATTACCTCACCGTCGAATACGCCAAAGAGCAGTTAGCCGCAAGCCAAAGTATCTTCGAGACGACGCTTGACGCCGGTCTCTCCAGTCCCAGCCGTCTTCACGACCTCTTCGTCACGTTCGAGGCCATGACACCCGGCGAATACAAGCGCCATGGGACCGGCCTGGAGATCGACTACGGAATTCACCCTACACCCTTTGGGGAGTGCCTGCTCGCCACCACGGCGCGCGGTATCTGCGCGCTGCGGTTCGTTGCGCCGGAGAACAGAGGGCAAAGCGTCACGCAGCTAAGAGAGGAGTGGCCGCACGCGCAATTCGCGCACCGTTCTGCTGTAACCGAGCCTATCGTCCGGCGCGCCTTCAGTCCCACAGACTGGCGAGAGGCGCCTCGCTTTCATCTCTTGGTCAGGGGAACGAACTTCCAAATCCAGGTTTGGCAGGCATTGCTTACCCTCCCCTTTGGCGCCATGGCAAGCTACCAGACTGTAGCAGCACATTTGTCTGCTCCTACTGCGGCCCGCGCAGTAGGTGGCGCAATCGCGCAGAATCCCATCGCGTACCTCATTCCCTGCCACCGAGTCATCACGAAAGTGGGCACAGCCCACCGCTATCGCTGGGGCACTGCCAAGAAGCAAGCCATCCTCGGCTGGGAAGCAAGCCGCCTGCACAAGGATTCAATCCGACTGCGGCAGACTGGCAACGCGTAG
- a CDS encoding PASTA domain-containing protein has product MLGSGGSRRPERPDRRSPEPASRWGIPLIFIAAIIALWLGFRLVPDLGALLDDVPILSPSATSEPRAPIRPTPNTVPTPSRGQIAQPSPTPRTAVPNLIQLSEERAVALLEQYGLAAETEEVFDETVAPGRVVSQSPAANAEVDEGFIVTVRISKGPENPTMPEVVGITVENAREQLQLLGVTVEEIEQGDFTVPAGMVLAQEPTSGTQVEPGSIVRLIVSKGADRVPVPDVRDKLYAIALEDLSASGFRGKLAITLTNDSGECGTVASQNPLPGIPAEQNAEVALNIRGVPGCTPP; this is encoded by the coding sequence TTGCTTGGATCGGGGGGATCGAGAAGACCTGAGAGGCCGGACAGGCGGTCGCCGGAACCGGCATCCCGCTGGGGTATCCCTCTCATATTCATCGCGGCGATCATCGCGCTGTGGCTTGGATTCCGCCTGGTGCCGGACCTGGGAGCGCTGCTTGACGATGTTCCCATTCTTTCGCCTTCCGCCACCAGCGAGCCCAGGGCACCCATACGCCCGACACCCAATACCGTGCCTACGCCGTCGCGAGGCCAAATCGCGCAGCCTTCTCCCACACCGCGCACTGCCGTGCCGAATCTCATCCAGCTTTCTGAGGAGCGGGCGGTTGCCTTGCTGGAGCAGTACGGGTTAGCCGCCGAGACAGAGGAGGTATTCGACGAAACTGTCGCCCCCGGTCGTGTTGTGAGCCAATCCCCGGCGGCCAATGCCGAGGTAGATGAAGGCTTCATCGTTACGGTCAGGATCAGCAAGGGACCCGAGAATCCGACAATGCCGGAAGTGGTGGGCATTACGGTAGAGAATGCTCGCGAGCAACTGCAACTGCTGGGTGTGACGGTCGAGGAAATAGAGCAGGGCGACTTTACCGTCCCGGCGGGTATGGTGCTGGCTCAAGAGCCCACGAGTGGCACGCAAGTAGAGCCGGGCAGTATCGTGCGTCTCATTGTGAGCAAAGGGGCTGACCGTGTACCCGTACCGGATGTGCGCGACAAACTATACGCCATTGCGCTGGAAGACCTCAGTGCGAGCGGTTTTCGCGGTAAGCTCGCCATCACCCTTACCAACGACTCAGGGGAATGCGGCACGGTGGCCAGCCAGAATCCATTACCCGGCATTCCAGCCGAACAGAATGCCGAAGTTGCCCTCAACATTCGCGGCGTCCCCGGCTGCACGCCACCGTAG
- the rnc gene encoding ribonuclease III, which yields MPTARDLAEFTKLRETLGIPESAVSLLTQALTHRSYAHEHGLSSLESNERLEFLGDAVIDAVTAGFLYRRFPTRTEGDLSRLRAALVRKEQLSVFAEDACLGPVLRLGKGEEANRGRERDSILAGSFEAVVGALLLVTSYEHVTAFLTPQLEAAIDHILSTASDLNAKTQLQEHLQAECNITPTYRVLEASGADHARQFVVGVYQEKTLLATGEGSSTQKAEQVAAARALEQIETEDPLPAYYTSPT from the coding sequence GTGCCGACTGCCCGAGATTTGGCTGAATTCACGAAACTTCGCGAGACCCTCGGCATACCTGAATCGGCTGTGTCTCTCCTCACGCAAGCACTCACCCATCGGTCGTATGCGCACGAGCACGGTCTCTCAAGCCTTGAGAGCAACGAACGTCTCGAGTTTCTCGGCGATGCCGTTATCGATGCCGTCACCGCCGGGTTTCTCTATCGACGCTTTCCCACCAGGACCGAGGGGGATTTATCGCGCTTGCGGGCGGCGCTCGTACGCAAAGAGCAGTTGAGCGTATTTGCGGAAGACGCCTGCCTCGGCCCCGTGCTCCGTCTTGGCAAGGGCGAGGAAGCCAATCGCGGCCGCGAACGTGACTCAATCTTGGCAGGCAGTTTCGAAGCAGTTGTCGGCGCACTCCTGCTCGTGACTTCATATGAGCACGTAACAGCTTTCTTGACCCCGCAACTCGAAGCGGCAATCGATCACATCCTGAGTACCGCGAGCGATCTCAATGCCAAGACGCAACTCCAGGAGCACCTGCAGGCAGAGTGCAACATTACGCCAACGTATCGCGTGCTAGAGGCCAGTGGCGCCGATCATGCGCGGCAATTCGTTGTCGGCGTCTACCAGGAGAAGACCTTGCTCGCCACCGGCGAAGGCTCCAGCACCCAGAAGGCCGAGCAAGTTGCCGCGGCACGAGCATTGGAGCAGATCGAAACTGAAGACCCGCTGCCCGCATATTACACCTCACCCACATAA
- the smc gene encoding chromosome segregation protein SMC, which translates to MYLTQLEIHGFKTFPTRTRLAFPQGITAIVGPNGSGKSNLADAIRWALGEQSMLALRGRKSEDVVFAGTPRRAQGSMTEVTLTFDNEDGTFPLELAEISISRRAYRSGENEYLLNGNRVRLRDIQQLLADAGIGQGMMIGQGLVDQVLAQRPEDRRILLEEAAGVRSLYMQEHEAENKILRVHDNMNRVRDILLELEPRLAVLETQAKEAQRAEVLQQELAQALHAWYAAQLAQLVAEEQAATQDLKRIQTVLTTLDTRITGQDRERKQLEQAMQEHQQGMHRLEARVGGLRSRLNELARRQAVQQERQTHLRRSAEEAESREADLVARHEAAIARLPEQEAVLAEATEALTALQGEWHAVRGGIARKEEARQEAESALQQLRQEGVAVTTRLSSLTAAINDGKRQREAVLTRSAEAAEQLQHVRKQQRDRAASLATLQEQADTLQAEEAVRLAAKEKAESALALVEQELHRLEKERQRPLRHRADLEGRTEALRAILAGAAADEESKPAAIAAKVGVTLLPPIAATELPADIATAIEAALPSEAYFTESVRDAEKLVEHLVSVAAANATVLAVELLQSEARSVPDHPGVIGCAADLIALPPESAALEPLLEAILVVEDIAAIPTFAARHPWPLIVSVDGVVYSNGVYRYAQASVQRGQQQAQYRTLSARLAEVRRQCEELEEKESALRARQEQLRGEERAAAKAHAQRAEEARTANAALQRHTHEYDELARQCAWWEQVERETRAQQDELEDGIASREREAPLAVAAKERLTREIGENERVCDAQQQEVETQRATVNSLQTQLAVQQQRKEHLTRAIAQLRTEQQGLLRERSTLAATRLEREEALRALQTEVASTAETSQQTAVQLEEADTRRKKQRAALEQLGVRHGALVRAKADLESQRTARTVDYSRAEQVLAGIQQRREDTVLRWLSDEPDAEPVPKPAAEPLEELQNRVTSLRNRLRRIGPVNPLAVEEFSLLAERATFLREQIADLEAAEEDLDEVKRQLRRTIRQDFTATFQRVAEEFRAMVKVLFDGGDADLRLTDPQNPDQTGIEITVRLPGKRRQALSLLSGGERALVALALLFALLSARATPLCLLDEADAMLDETNIGRFCRLLREYGRETQFLVITHNRGTMEMADALFGVSMSEEGVSQVLSLHLEELRDQMLSPVG; encoded by the coding sequence ATGTACCTTACACAGCTTGAAATTCACGGCTTCAAGACGTTTCCTACCAGGACCAGGCTGGCCTTCCCGCAGGGGATAACCGCCATTGTCGGCCCGAACGGCAGCGGCAAGAGCAACCTCGCAGACGCGATCCGCTGGGCGCTGGGCGAGCAGAGCATGCTGGCGTTGCGTGGGCGCAAGAGCGAAGACGTCGTCTTTGCGGGCACGCCCCGGCGTGCGCAGGGCAGCATGACCGAGGTCACGCTCACCTTCGATAACGAGGACGGCACGTTCCCCCTGGAACTCGCCGAAATCAGCATTTCCCGGCGGGCGTATCGCTCCGGTGAGAATGAATACCTCCTCAATGGCAATCGCGTGCGTCTGCGCGATATTCAGCAACTGCTCGCGGACGCCGGTATCGGGCAAGGCATGATGATCGGGCAGGGGCTGGTCGATCAAGTGCTGGCGCAGCGGCCGGAGGACCGCCGCATCCTGCTGGAGGAAGCCGCCGGTGTACGCTCCCTCTACATGCAGGAGCACGAGGCGGAAAACAAGATCCTCCGCGTGCACGACAACATGAACCGGGTGCGCGACATACTTCTCGAACTGGAGCCGCGCCTTGCCGTCCTGGAAACCCAAGCGAAGGAGGCCCAGAGAGCGGAGGTGCTCCAGCAGGAACTCGCCCAAGCGCTGCACGCCTGGTACGCGGCGCAACTGGCGCAGCTTGTCGCGGAAGAACAAGCGGCAACCCAAGACCTGAAGCGGATTCAGACGGTCCTCACCACGCTAGATACCCGGATCACGGGCCAGGACCGTGAACGCAAGCAATTGGAGCAGGCCATGCAGGAGCACCAGCAGGGCATGCACCGCTTGGAAGCGCGCGTCGGAGGCCTGCGCAGCCGCTTGAATGAGCTTGCCCGGCGGCAGGCAGTACAGCAGGAGCGGCAAACGCATCTACGCAGGAGCGCGGAGGAAGCCGAGTCCCGGGAAGCGGATCTGGTCGCCCGGCATGAGGCCGCAATTGCGCGACTGCCGGAGCAGGAAGCGGTCTTAGCCGAGGCAACTGAGGCGCTCACCGCACTTCAAGGTGAGTGGCATGCGGTGCGGGGTGGCATTGCGCGCAAAGAAGAAGCGCGTCAGGAGGCGGAGAGCGCCCTGCAGCAACTTCGGCAGGAGGGGGTTGCCGTTACCACCCGGCTCAGCAGCCTCACTGCTGCGATCAACGACGGGAAACGCCAACGCGAAGCGGTATTGACCCGCTCCGCCGAAGCGGCGGAACAACTGCAACACGTGCGCAAGCAGCAGCGCGACCGTGCCGCGTCCCTGGCAACGCTGCAGGAACAGGCGGACACACTTCAGGCCGAGGAAGCCGTCCGGCTTGCCGCGAAAGAGAAAGCCGAATCCGCGCTGGCGTTGGTGGAGCAGGAACTGCATCGACTTGAGAAGGAGCGACAACGTCCCCTCCGCCATCGCGCTGACTTGGAAGGCCGCACAGAAGCCTTACGCGCTATCCTGGCAGGAGCCGCGGCAGACGAAGAATCGAAGCCTGCGGCAATAGCGGCCAAGGTTGGCGTGACGCTGCTGCCGCCAATCGCAGCGACGGAACTGCCCGCAGACATCGCTACCGCTATCGAAGCCGCATTGCCGAGCGAGGCGTATTTCACCGAGAGTGTGCGAGATGCGGAGAAACTCGTCGAACACTTGGTGAGCGTGGCTGCCGCGAACGCAACCGTGCTGGCGGTTGAACTTCTGCAATCGGAAGCACGCTCAGTTCCCGATCATCCCGGCGTCATTGGGTGCGCCGCCGATCTTATAGCGCTACCTCCCGAGAGTGCTGCCCTAGAGCCGTTGCTTGAAGCGATTCTCGTGGTTGAGGACATTGCCGCCATTCCTACTTTCGCCGCCCGGCACCCCTGGCCTCTGATCGTGAGCGTAGACGGCGTGGTCTACAGTAACGGCGTCTACCGCTATGCGCAGGCGTCGGTGCAGCGCGGGCAGCAACAAGCGCAGTATCGCACGCTTTCCGCGCGCTTGGCAGAGGTGCGTCGTCAATGTGAAGAGTTGGAAGAGAAAGAGTCCGCGCTGCGTGCCCGGCAAGAACAACTGCGCGGAGAAGAACGCGCGGCGGCCAAGGCGCATGCGCAGCGTGCTGAAGAGGCGCGAACTGCCAACGCCGCGTTACAGCGGCACACCCACGAATACGATGAATTGGCGCGGCAGTGCGCGTGGTGGGAGCAGGTGGAGCGGGAGACGCGCGCGCAACAAGACGAGCTTGAAGATGGCATCGCGTCGCGAGAGCGCGAAGCGCCGTTGGCCGTCGCCGCCAAAGAGCGCCTAACGCGCGAGATTGGCGAAAATGAGCGCGTATGCGATGCGCAGCAGCAGGAAGTAGAGACTCAGCGTGCCACGGTGAATTCTCTGCAAACTCAGCTTGCCGTACAGCAGCAGCGGAAAGAGCATCTGACCCGCGCCATTGCCCAATTGCGTACGGAGCAACAGGGTCTCCTGCGCGAGCGCAGCACGCTCGCGGCCACGCGCTTGGAGCGAGAAGAGGCGCTCCGCGCGCTTCAGACGGAAGTGGCGTCAACCGCTGAGACATCCCAGCAGACTGCGGTCCAACTTGAAGAAGCCGATACACGGAGAAAGAAGCAGCGCGCCGCCCTGGAGCAACTAGGCGTGCGGCATGGCGCGCTTGTCCGGGCCAAGGCCGACTTGGAGAGTCAGCGGACCGCGCGCACGGTGGACTACAGTCGCGCCGAGCAAGTGCTGGCGGGCATACAACAGCGCCGCGAGGATACGGTGTTGCGTTGGCTGAGCGACGAACCGGACGCCGAGCCGGTACCCAAGCCTGCAGCCGAGCCCTTGGAAGAACTGCAAAACCGTGTCACGTCGCTGCGGAATCGGTTGCGGCGGATCGGTCCCGTCAACCCGCTTGCCGTGGAGGAATTCTCTCTGCTGGCAGAGCGTGCGACGTTTCTCCGCGAGCAGATTGCCGATCTGGAAGCCGCCGAGGAAGACCTGGACGAGGTAAAACGACAACTCCGCCGCACTATTCGCCAGGACTTTACGGCGACATTCCAGCGCGTCGCGGAGGAATTCCGCGCAATGGTGAAAGTGCTGTTCGACGGCGGTGACGCCGACTTGAGGCTGACCGATCCCCAAAACCCGGACCAGACCGGTATCGAGATTACAGTGCGGCTTCCGGGTAAGCGGCGGCAGGCACTCTCTCTCCTTTCCGGCGGTGAACGGGCGCTGGTGGCTTTGGCGTTGCTGTTTGCTTTGCTCAGTGCCCGGGCCACGCCGCTCTGTCTGCTCGACGAAGCGGACGCGATGTTGGATGAAACGAACATCGGCCGCTTCTGCCGCTTGCTCCGCGAGTACGGGCGGGAGACTCAGTTCTTGGTCATTACCCACAATCGTGGCACTATGGAGATGGCGGATGCGCTCTTCGGTGTGAGCATGTCGGAGGAAGGCGTATCGCAGGTGCTGTCACTCCACCTGGAAGAGTTGCGCGACCAGATGCTCTCGCCCGTGGGTTGA
- the acpP gene encoding acyl carrier protein: MSDTLEQVKAVVADKLGAEIGEISEETRFQEDLEADSLDLVELIMALEDEYGIQISDEQAQEIRSIKDAVAFINQQTSG, encoded by the coding sequence ATGAGCGATACACTGGAGCAGGTGAAAGCGGTAGTAGCGGATAAACTCGGCGCGGAAATCGGCGAGATTTCGGAAGAGACCCGCTTCCAGGAAGACCTGGAAGCGGATTCCCTCGACCTGGTCGAGCTTATCATGGCGCTGGAAGACGAATACGGCATCCAGATTTCGGACGAACAGGCCCAGGAGATCCGCAGCATCAAAGACGCCGTCGCGTTCATCAATCAGCAGACCTCCGGCTAG